One window of the Hoplias malabaricus isolate fHopMal1 chromosome Y, fHopMal1.hap1, whole genome shotgun sequence genome contains the following:
- the LOC136677590 gene encoding protein THEM6-like has protein sequence MLWVLSALLVLFGSFDVWYFLRGAWVIIRSALQEPVRDVLAEQVTHSRVLPQDLDFMGHMNNARYLRECDMGRFAFYTRNGIFMAAQKLKATMVIGASTIRYRRSLAFGEAFELHSRIVAWDEKSFYVEQRFVSKSDGFISAVMLCRQNVLRSSPDKILEFLCKRKVECPDIPEDLQQWIKFISASSQALRAESGLEEKNK, from the exons ATGCTGTGGGTGCTGTCAGCTTTACTGGTGCTGTTTGGCAGCTTTGATGTGTGGTATTTCCTGAGGGGGGCGTGGGTCATTATAAGGTCAGCACTTCAGGAGCCAGTCAGAGATGTTCTGGCTGAACAGGTGACCCACAGCCGTGTGCTCCCTCAGGACCTGGACTTCATGGGCCACATGAACAACGCTCGCTACCTCAGAGAGTGTGATATGGGCAG GTTTGCCTTCTACACCCGTAATGGGATCTTCATGGCGGCTCAaaagctgaaggccactatggTCATTGGAGCATCCACTATCCGCTATCGTCGCTCTCTTGCGTTTGGGGAGGCCTTTGAGCTGCACAGTCGCATTGTGGCCTGGGACGAAAAGTCCTTCTATGTGGAGCAGCGCTTCGTGTCCAAGTCTGATGGCTTTATTTCTGCTGTGATGCTGTGCAGACAGAATGTCCTTCGTAGTTCCCCTGACAAGATTTTGGAGTTTCTCTGCAAGAGGAAG GTGGAATGCCCTGATATCCCAGAGGACCTTCAGCAGTGGATCAAGTTCATCTCAGCCAGCAGTCAGGCACTCAGAGCTGAGAGTGGATTGGAGGAGAAAAACAAGTGA
- the LOC136677588 gene encoding protein THEM6-like isoform X1, producing MEDMLLWALAVLLVLFCSVDVWYYLRMLGLLIQAWWLSPVFDVTGEQTLGGRVHPHDIDLCHMNNARYLRECDFARISLYARNGVLKTMRSLGATAVVAATTIRYRRPLCIGEGFELRSRIVTWDDKAFYVEQRFVSCKDGMVAAIVFCKQSVLRSSPSKILQHLCQRKVEVPEFPEELQHWINFMAASSQTLKAESGTDEKKSE from the exons GGAGGACATGTTGTTATGGGCGTTGGCCGTGTTGCTGGTGCTCTTCTGCAGTGTGGATGTTTGGTACTATCTTCGCATGCTGGGTTTGCTGATCCAGGCCTGGTGGCTCTCTCCTGTGTTTGATGTGACAGGGGAGCAGACGCTGGGGGGCCGGGTCCACCCCCATGACATCGACCTGTGCCACATGAACAACGCCCGATACCTGCGCGAGTGTGACTTCGCACGCATCTCCCTCTACGCCCGAAATGGGGTGTTGAAGACCATGAGATCCTTGGGGGCGACTGCGGTCGTCGCAGCGACCACCATCCGCTACAGAAGACCCCTGTGCATAGGGGAAGGGTTTGAGCTACGCAGCCGCATCGTCACGTGGGACGACAAAGCATTTTATGTGGAGCAGCGGTTTGTGTCGTGTAAAGACGGCATGGTGGCGGCCATCGTGTTCTGCAAACAGAGCGTACTCCGGAGCAGCCCCAGCAAAATTCTTCAGCACCTCTGCCAGAGAAAG GTTGAAGTTCCAGAGTTTCCTGAAGAACTCCAGCACTGGATCAACTTCATGGCGGCCAGCAGCCAGACGCTCAAAGCCGAGAGTGGAACGGATGAGAAGAAGAGCGAGTGA
- the LOC136677588 gene encoding protein THEM6-like isoform X2 translates to MLLWALAVLLVLFCSVDVWYYLRMLGLLIQAWWLSPVFDVTGEQTLGGRVHPHDIDLCHMNNARYLRECDFARISLYARNGVLKTMRSLGATAVVAATTIRYRRPLCIGEGFELRSRIVTWDDKAFYVEQRFVSCKDGMVAAIVFCKQSVLRSSPSKILQHLCQRKVEVPEFPEELQHWINFMAASSQTLKAESGTDEKKSE, encoded by the exons ATGTTGTTATGGGCGTTGGCCGTGTTGCTGGTGCTCTTCTGCAGTGTGGATGTTTGGTACTATCTTCGCATGCTGGGTTTGCTGATCCAGGCCTGGTGGCTCTCTCCTGTGTTTGATGTGACAGGGGAGCAGACGCTGGGGGGCCGGGTCCACCCCCATGACATCGACCTGTGCCACATGAACAACGCCCGATACCTGCGCGAGTGTGACTTCGCACGCATCTCCCTCTACGCCCGAAATGGGGTGTTGAAGACCATGAGATCCTTGGGGGCGACTGCGGTCGTCGCAGCGACCACCATCCGCTACAGAAGACCCCTGTGCATAGGGGAAGGGTTTGAGCTACGCAGCCGCATCGTCACGTGGGACGACAAAGCATTTTATGTGGAGCAGCGGTTTGTGTCGTGTAAAGACGGCATGGTGGCGGCCATCGTGTTCTGCAAACAGAGCGTACTCCGGAGCAGCCCCAGCAAAATTCTTCAGCACCTCTGCCAGAGAAAG GTTGAAGTTCCAGAGTTTCCTGAAGAACTCCAGCACTGGATCAACTTCATGGCGGCCAGCAGCCAGACGCTCAAAGCCGAGAGTGGAACGGATGAGAAGAAGAGCGAGTGA